In Cicer arietinum cultivar CDC Frontier isolate Library 1 chromosome 1, Cicar.CDCFrontier_v2.0, whole genome shotgun sequence, one DNA window encodes the following:
- the LOC101511580 gene encoding protein STRUBBELIG-RECEPTOR FAMILY 8 — MVMYNALNSPTKLTGWKIVDGDPCGESWKGINCEGSAVVSIDLSGLGLDGTLGYLLSDLMSLRNLDLSDNKIHDTIPYQLPPNLTSLNLARNNLTGNLPYSFSAMVSLNYLNVSNNALSLSIGDVFANHSHLSTLDLSFNNFSGDLPPSFGSLSNLSSLFLQKNQLTGSLSVLVGLPLDTLNVANNNFSGWIPHELSSIHNFIYDGNSFDNGPSPPPPPASSLPPPSGSHKSNHHSGSGSHTKTQGSDGQNSDGSKGTSTGAIVGIVLGSALVVSIILVALVFCIRKLKAKEKGARTSSGSLPPGIINVTPQMQEQRVKSVAAVTDLKPRPPVENVTMDRMSVKSGSVKQMRSPITSTSYTVASLQSATNSFSQEFIIGEGSLGRVYKAEFSNGKIMAVKKIDNAALSLQEEDNFLEAISNMSRLRHPNVVTLAGYCAEHGQRLLIYEYIGNGNLHDMLHFAEDSSKALPWNARVRIALGTARALEYLHEVCLPSVVHRNFKSANILLDEELNPHLSDCGLAALTPNTERQVSTQMVGSFGYSAPEFALSGVYTVKSDVYSFGVVMLELLTGRKPLDSSRVRSEQSLVRWATPQLHDIDALSKMVDPCLNGMYPAKSLSRFADIIALCVQPEPEFRPPMSEVVQALVRLVQRASVVKRRPSDEYGFGYKTPDHEAMDMSF; from the exons ATGGTCATGTACAATGCTTTGAATAGTCCTACTAAACTAACCGGTTGGAAAATTGTTGATGGTGATCCATGTGGAGAGTCATGGAAAGGGATAAATTGTGAGGGTTCAGCTGTTGTTTCCAT TGATCTCTCTGGTTTAGGACTTGATGGAACTCTTGGATACTTGCTTTCAGACCTTATGTCACTCAGAAATCT TGACTTAAGTGACAACAAGATCCATGATACAATTCCCTATCAGTTGCCACCAAATCTTACAAGCCT AAATCTTGCAAGAAATAACTTAACTGGAAATCTTCCTTATTCTTTTTCTGCCATGGTTTCACTCAACTATCT GAATGTGAGCAATAATGCACTCTCCCTGTCAATCGGCGACGTTTTTGCTAATCATTCCCATCTTAGTACCCT GGATCTATCATTTAATAACTTTTCGGGGGATCTTCCTCCTTCATTTGGTTCACTGTCCAATCTCTCTTCTCT tttcTTGCAGAAGAACCAGTTGACTGGCTCTCTTAGTGTTCTTGTCGGTTTGCCTTTGGATACTTT AAATGTTGCAAACAATAACTTCAGTGGATGGATACCGCATGAGCTTAGTTCTATCCATAATTTCAT ATATGATGGGAATTCTTTTGATAATGGCCCTTCCCCTCCTCCGCCACCAGCATCTTCTTTACCTCCACCAAGTGGATCTCATAAAAGTAATCATCACTCCGGGTCTGGTTCGCATACTAAAACACAGGGTTCTGATGGTCAAAATTCTGATGGTAGTAAGGGAACGTCAACTGGCGCCATTGTAGGGATTGTTTTAGGTTCAGCGTTGGTGGTTTCTATTATCTTAGTTGCTCTTGTATTCTGTATCCGAAAGCTAAAAGCAAAGGAAAAGGGTGCAAGAACTTCTAGTGGCAGCCTTCCTCCCGGAATTATTAATG TTACTCCTCAGATGCAAGAGCAGAGAGTGAAAAGTGTTGCTGCTGTTACCGATCTCAAACCTCGTCCTCCTGTAGAAAACGTGACAATGGATAGGATGTCTGTTAAAAGCGGATCTGTAAAGCAGATGAGGTCTCCTATTACTTCGACATCGTACACAGTCGCTTCTCTCCAGAGTGCAACAAATAGCTTCAGTCAAGAATTTATTATAGGCGAAGGTTCTCTTGGTCGAGTTTACAAGGCTGAATTCTCAAATGGGAAG ATAATGGCCGTTAAAAAGATTGACAACGCAGCACTGTCCTTACAAGAGGAAGACAATTTTCTTGAAGCTATTTCGAATATGTCACGCTTGCGGCATCCAAATGTTGTTACGTTGGCTGGATATTGTGCAGAACATGGCCAGCGGCTTCTAATTTATGAATATATTGGAAATGGAAATCTGCACGACATGCTCCATTTTGCTGAAGATAGCAGTAAAGCTTTACCTTGGAATGCCCGTGTACGCATAGCTCTTGGCACAGCCCGGGCCTTAGA GTACTTGCATGAAGTTTGCTTGCCGTCTGTTGTACATAGAAATTTCAAATCAGCAAATATATTACTCGATGAGGAACTCAATCCTCACCTGTCCGACTGTGGCTTAGCTGCTCTGACACCAAACACTGAGCGACAG GTATCAACTCAGATGGTCGGTTCCTTTGGTTACAGTGCTCCTGAGTTTGCATTATCAGGAGTATACACTGTAAAAAGCGATGTTTACAGCTTTGGGGTGGTTATGCTTGAACTTTTAACTGGTCGGAAGCCACTTGACAG TTCAAGAGTTAGATCTGAACAGTCACTTGTGAGATGGGCTACTCCACAGCTTCATGATATAGATGCCTTGTCCAAAATGGTTGATCCTTGTTTGAATGGCATGTATCCTGCGAAGTCGCTGTCTCGCTTTGCTGATATCATTGCCCTCTGTGTTCAg CCGGAACCGGAATTTCGACCACCGATGTCTGAGGTGGTGCAAGCATTGGTGCGGTTGGTGCAAAGAGCAAGTGTGGTTAAAAGGAGACCAAGTGATGAATATGGTTTTGGTTACAAGACTCCAGACCATGAGGCCATGGACATgtcattttaa
- the LOC101511909 gene encoding uncharacterized protein: protein MAALISKRLLRSYGSLHSLGRRRFDSPITGFNSLHKSHDICSGLSGERVISSQRVLTGSMIRRFCTSILTPGNDEGAIPSDLLSKKPLATSERDIGLCQDLVIPVTNFHNEDKGFLVLAGDVFDLPIRKDIIHRVVRWQLAKRQQGTHSTKTISEVSGTGRKPWNQKGLGRARQGTLRGPHFRGGATKHGPKPRSHAFKLNKKVRRLGLKIALSARAAEGKLLVFEDLEVPTHKTKTIVNYFNQMEDTKKLLIVDGGPINEKLKLATQNLHYVNVLPAIGLNVYSILLHDTLVMSKDAVNRIVERMHTPIKQ, encoded by the exons ATGGCGGCTTTGATCTCAAAAAGGTTACTACGTTCTTATGGGTCATTGCATTCACTAGGACGACGGCGTTTTGATTCTCCTATTACTGGGTTTAATTCGCTTCATAAATCACATG ATATATGCAGCGGTTTATCTGGGGAGAGAGTGATTTCATCACAACGTGTCTTG ACCGGATCAATGATCCGACGGTTTTGTACTTCGATTTTAACTCCCGGGAACGATGAAGGTGCAATTCCATCTGACTTATTGTCCAAAAAGCCTCTGGCAACATCTGAACGTGATATAG GGCTTTGTCAGGATCTTGTAATTCCAGTTACCAACTTTCATAACGAAGACAAGGGCTTTCTGGTTTTAGCTGGAGATGTTTTCGATTTGCCTATTCGGAAGGATATTATTCATCGTGTTGTTAGGTGGCAGCTTGCAAAACGCCAACAG GGAACTCACTCGACAAAAACTATTAGTGAGGTCAGTGGGACTGGGAGAAAGCCTTGGAATCAAAAAGGGCTTGGTAGGGCAAGGCAGGGTACATTGCGTGGGCCTCAT TTCAGGGGTGGTGCCACGAAGCACGGTCCTAAACCTCGAAGCCATGCCTTCAAACTCAATAAGAAGGTTCGGCGACTAGGACTAAAGATTGCTTTGTCAGCTCGCGCCGCAGAAGGAAAG CTTCTTGTGTTCGAGGATCTGGAGGTTCCCACACATAAAACCAAAACTATTGtgaattatttcaatcaaatgGAGGACACCAAGAAACTTCTGATCGTAGATGGCGGCCCCATAAATGAAAAGTTGAAGTTAGCTACACAAAATCTGCATTATGTTAATGTACTTCCAGCCATT GGCTTAAATGTCTACAGTATTTTGTTGCACGACACTTTGGTTATGTCCAAAGATGCAGTGAACAGAATTGTTGAGCGCATGCACACTCCAATAAAGCAATGA
- the LOC101512241 gene encoding homeobox protein SBH1, with product MEGSSNGTSSYVMAFGENSGGLCPMMMMPLVTSTSHHATTTHHPLNNNNNNINTTNTTNANTNSLFLPISSTNNNNLFTNCNNTTVGNNTTSSIMFHNNNNTPGLGYYFMDNNNNNNNGSSSSSSSSVKAKIMAHPHYHRLLEAYINCQKVGAPGEVVVRLEEACASAVTMGGDAVGSGCLGEDPALDQFMEAYCEMLIKYEQELSKPFKEAMLFLQRIESQFKNLTISSSDNIGCNEGGGDRNGSSEEDVDLYNMIDPQAEDRELKGQLLRKYSGYLGSLKQEFMKKRKKGKLPKEARQQLLEWWSRHYKWPYPSESQKLALAESTGLDQKQINNWFINQRKRHWKPSEDMQFVVMDPSHPHYYMDNVLTNPFSMDLPNTML from the exons ATGGAGGGTAGTTCTAATGGAACATCTTCTTATGTTATGGCTTTTGGAGAAAACAGTGGTGGGCTATGTCCAATGATGATGATGCCTTTAGTCACTTCTACTTCTCATCATGCAACTACTACTCATCAtccattaaataataataataataatattaacactACTAATACCACTAATGCAAATACAAACTCTCTCTTCCTTCCTATATCTTccactaataataataacctcTTCACCAACTGTAATAACACTACTGTAGGTAACAATACTACCTCTTCTATCATGtttcacaacaacaacaacactcCTGGTTTAGGTTACTATTTTATggacaataacaacaacaacaacaatggaagctcttcttcctcttcttcttctgtTAAAGCCAAGATCATGGCTCATCCTCACTATCACCGTCTCTTGGAAGCTTACATCAATTGTCAAAAG GTTGGAGCACCAGGTGAAGTGGTGGTGAGGTTAGAAGAAGCATGTGCATCTGCAGTGACAATGGGTGGAGATGCAGTTGGATCAGGGTGTTTAGGTGAAGATCCAGCTTTGGATCAGTTCATGGAAGCTTACTGTGAGATGTTGATTAAGTATGAGCAAGAACTTTCCAAACCCTTCAAGGAAGCCATGCTTTTTCTTCAAAGGATTGAGTCTCAGTTCAAAAATCTCACTATTTCTTCTTCAGATAATATTG GTTGTAATGAAGGTGGAGGAGATAGGAATGGATCATCTGAAGAAGATGTTGATCTATACAACATGATAGATCCTCAGGCAGAAGACAGGGAATTAAAGGGTCAACTATTGAGAAAGTACAGTGGATATTTGGGGAGTCTGAAGCAAGAATTCATGAAGAAGAGGAAAAAAGGAAAACTACCAAAAGAAGCAAGGCAGCAATTACTTGAATGGTGGAGCAGACATTACAAATGGCCTTACCCTTCT GAATCACAGAAGCTGGCACTTGCAGAGTCAACAGGTTTGGATCAAAAGCAAATAAACAACTGGTTTATTAATCAAAGGAAAAGGCACTGGAAGCCTTCCGAGGATATGCAGTTTGTTGTGATGGATCCAAGTCATCCACATTATTACATGGATAATGTTCTCACCAATCCATTTTCCATGGATCTTCCTAACACCATGCTCTAG